The sequence ATGCAGAGTCGAGTCTGACAGTAAGTTAACTAATGCTTTAGTGAGAAAAGAAATAGAAAAGTTAATCGGCAATGAGATAGAGTAAGGAGGGTGAATGGTTGCATGTCAAAAAAAGATGTTATTGAAGTGGAAGGTACTGTTAAAGAAGCCTTACCAAATGCAATGTTTGTTGTACAGTTAGAAAATGGACATGAGATTTTGGCTCATATTTCTGGCAAACTGAGAATGCACTTTATCAGAATTTTACCGGGAGACCAAGTGACAGTGGAACTGTCTCCCTACGACCTAAAGCGTGGACGAATCACCTGGCGTAAAAAATAAGATCCTGCCACGTGTATGTAATGAATTAAGGAGGGGTTGTTTTGAAAGTACGAGCTTCCGTAAAACCAATGTGCGAAAAATGTCAGGTGATCCGAAGAAGCGGTAAAGTGATGGTCATCTGCCAAAACACAAAACACAAGCAAAAGCAAGGATAATAAGGATTTTCAGGGTGCGGCTGAATCAGTAATCCTGATTCCCTGTAAATAGAAACTGGACGCTAGGTCCTTTGAAATCGATGTGAATTTTACTATGATTAAAGAAAGCAGGAGGTGTATTGTTTAATGGCAAGAATTGCTGGTGTGGATTTACCCAGAGATAAACGTGTTGAAGTGGGACTAACCTATATTTTTGGTATAGGAAGAACAAAGTCAAATGAAATTTTGACAAATACTGGTATCAATCCTGACACAAGAATAAAAGATCTGACAGAAGAAGAAATCAACTCTTTGAGAAAGAAAATTGATGCTGACTATACAGTTGAAGGTGATCTTCGAAGAGAAGTTTCACTGAATATTAAAAGACTGAAAGAAATTCGTTGCTATCGAGGAATTAGACATATTAAAGGACTTCCGCTACATGGTCAAAAAACAAAAACCAATGCAAGAACATGTAAAGGTCCGAAAAGAACCGTTGGACGCAAGAAAAAATAGGGTGTAAGGAGGGAAGATTGAATGGCGAAAGCAGTTAGAAAAAAGACTTCAAGAAGAAGAAAAGAAAAGAAGAATATAGAACGTGGTCAGGCGCATATCCAGTCCACTTTTAATAACTCGATTATTACGCTTACAGATACTAGTGGTAACACTTTAGCCTGGGCTAGCTCTGGTCAGCTTGGATTTAAAGGTTCCAGAAAGTCAACTCCTTATGCAGCACAAATGGCAGCTGAAGCGGCTGCAAAAACAGCTATGGAGCATGGATTGAAAACGGTAGAAGTATTTGTTCGTGGGCCAGGATCAGGAAGAGAAGCGGCAATTCGATCCTTACAGGCAGCTGGACTGGAAGTAAGTATGATTAAGGACGAAACTCCAATTCCACATAATGGTTGCCGTCCACCTAAAAGAAGACGTGTATAGATTATAATCAAGGAGGTGTATTCATTAAATGGCAAGATATACAGCAGCGGTATGCAGATTATGCCGCAGAGAAGGTATGAAATTATACTTAAAAGGCGATCGATGCTATACAGATAAATGTGCGATCAATAAACGTAATATGGCTCCGGGCCAGCATGGTACCAGTCGTAAAAAACTATCAAACTATGGAATTCAACTTAGAGAAAAACAAAAAGCAAAAAGATTTTACGGAGTGTTGGAAACTCAATTCCGGAACTACTTTGAAATGGCCGATCATCAAAAAGGAATTACTGGTGAAAATTTGCTAAGAATTCTTGAATCAAGGTTAGATAATGTAGTATACCGTATGGGCCTTGCAGCTTCAAGAGCTCAGGCGAGACAATTAGTAGTCCATGGCCATTTTATGGTTAATGGAAGAAAAGTTGATATTCCGTCTTACCTTGTAAAAGTCGGTGATGAAATTATTGTTTCAGAAAGATCCAAAGGCCTTCCTAAATTCAAGGCACAGATTGAAGAAGCAAAAGGAAACGCTCCGGAATGGTTATCAGTAGACGTTGAAAACCTTCGCGGAAAAGTGGTTTCTATGCCAAGTCGAGAAGATATTGACCTGCCTATTTCAGAAAACCTTATTGTGGAGCTTTACTCCAAATAATTGAAATACAGGACATGATTGCCCTCAACGGTAATAAGGAAACCCGGGGAATCCAAAGGAGGGTCTTATTCGAATGATCGAAATGGAAAAACCGAAAATAGAAATGCTGGAATTGGATGAAAATCAGAAATATGGCAAGTTTGTCATTGAGCCACTGGAAAGAGGATATGGTACTACTTTGGGTAATTCCATGAGAAGAATTATGTTATCTTCACTTCCTGGTGCGGCTGTCACCTCTGTTCATATTGAAGGAATTCTTCATGAGTATGACAATGTAGAAGGTGTTAAAGAAGATGTTACAGAAATTATTCTGAATATCAAAGACCTATCGATCAAAGTCCATGGAAATGAAGAAAAAACTCTTCGTATTGAAGCAGAGGGGGAAGGCGCCATTAATGCTGGCGATATCATTGCTGATGCAGATGTGGAAATTCTAAACCCTGAGATGCATATTGCTACTCTTGCAGAAGGTGCGCGTTTAAATATGGAGATGAATGTATCGCAAGGCAGGGGTTATGTAACGGCAGAAAACAACAAAACTCCGGGAATGCCGATTGGTGTTATACCGGTGGACTCTATATTTACCCCGGTAAAAAAAGTAAGCTACACGGTAAGTAATACTCGTGTGGGACAGATGACGGATTATGATAAGCTGGTGATTGAAGTGCACACTAATGCTAGCATAACACCAGAAGAATCGCTTTCGCTTTCGGCTAAAGTGATGACAGAACATCTTAATCTTTTTATTAATTTGACGGATCATGTAAATGATGTGGAAATAATGGTACAAAAAGAGGACGATGAAAAAGAAAAAGTCCTTGAAATGACCATTGAAGAACTTGATTTATCTGTTCGTTCATACAACTGTTTAAAGCGTGCCGGGATTAATACAGTAGAGGAATTAGCTGAAAAGAACGAAGAAGAAATGATGAAAGTTCGTAATCTAGGGAAAAAATCGCTGGAAGAAGTACAGAAAAAACTGATAGCGCTTGGATTGTCATTAAGAGATAAAGAAGAAGTATAACCAGCCTTATGATAGATAGCTATCATTAGCAAAGGAGGGAAATCCGATGGCAACATATAGAAAACTTGGAAGAAATAGTGGACACCGGGACTTAATGCTAAGAAACCTGGTTACAAGTTTGCTTAAGCATGGCAAGATACAAACTAGCATTACAAGAGCGAAAGAAACAAGAAGATTAGCAGAAAAAATGATTACTCTTGGAAAAAAAGGGGATCTTCATGCTCGTAGAAAAGCATTAGCCTATATAACAGAAGAAACTGTTGTAAAATCACTTTTCGATGATATAGCACCCAAATACCAGGAAAGAAACGGTGGTTACACCCGCATCCTGAAGCTTGGCAATAGAAAAGGTGACGGAACTGAAATGGTAATGATTGAAATGGTTTAATAGCCAATCTCGGGATTAAGTTGAAATGCTTAGTCCCTATTTTTTATTTTAGGATTAGTAACATTGAAACCTTAAGGGGTATTAATTTATGGAAAAAGAGCTTATGATGAATGTAGAAGGTGTAACATTTTTTTATAAAGGGCAGGACACGCAGTTGCTAGCCTTAGATCATATCAATTTATCCATTTCTGAAGGGGAGCATGTTGTCATCATAGGGCATAATGGCTCGGGAAAATCAACTCTGGCAAAACAAATGAATGCTCTTTTGTTGCCAGATCAAGGAACAGTAATGATTAAAGCCATGGATACACAGGACGAAAGTCAGCTGTGGAAAATAAGGCAAACAGCGGGGATGGTATTTCAAAATCCGGACAACCAAATTGTTGCGACAATTGTTGAGGAAGACGTTGCCTTTGGCCCTGAAAACCTGGGAGTTGATCCGCCAGGTATTAGAAAAAGAGTTGATGAATCCTTAAAGGCTGTAGATATGATGGATTTTGCTGCAAAAGCTCCTCATTTACTTTCAGGTGGGCAAAAACAACGCATAGCCATTGCCGGGGTTATTGCGATGAAGCCAAATTGTATTATTTTTGACGAGCCTACAGCTATGTTAGATCCATCTGGTCGGAAAGAAGTTATTAACACAATGAAAAAACTTAATCGAGAAGAAGGAATTACGATTATTCACATCACTCACTTTATGGAAGAAGCTGTTGATGCCGGAAGAATTATTGTCATGGAAGAAGGAAAACGAGTGATGGAAGGAGTACCTAAAGAAATATTTGCACAGGTCGACAAGCTGAAAATGTTAGGCCTAGATGTTCCGCAAATGACTGAATTAGCCCATGAACTGTCTAAATCAGGGATCGATGTGGATAAAAATATATTGACTGTTGAAGAGATGGTGGAGACATTATGTCGATTAAAATTGAAAACGTAAATCATATCTATAACCCGGGAAGTCCATTCCAAGCTAACGCTCTGTCAAATATTAACCTTGAAATCAAAAAAGGTGAGTTTGTTGGTCTGATAGGCCACACGGGGTCTGGGAAATCTACGTTAGTACAACACTTAAATGGGCTTTTAAGACCTACTTCTGGAAGTATTTGGATTGATGACCAGGATATTACAGCTTCTGGGGTGAAAATGAAAGATATTAGAAAAAAAGTAGGATTAGTATTTCAGTATCCCGAACATCAACTGTTTGAAGAAAGTGTTTATAAAGACATTGCCTTTGGACCGATAAATCTTGGATTAGCAAGTGAAGAAATAAATGATCGAGTGAAGGAAGCGATGGCGTTAGTCAATCTATCCTTTGAAGATTTGAAAGACAGATCTCCCTTTGATTTAAGTGGTGGACAGCGAAGAAGAGTGGCTGTTGCAGGGGTTTTAGCCATGAAACCAGAAATACTAATATTAGATGAACCTACAGCTAGTTTAGATCCCAGAGGGAGAGACGAAATTCTGGATCAAATACAGTTACTTCACCAAGAGTATCAACAAACAGTTATTCTTGTTTCTCATAGCATGGAGGATGTTGGACGCTTAGTGGAAAGAATTATCGTAATGGATCAAGGAGAGATTGCTCTTATTGGGAAACCGGGAGATATCTTTGCTCAATCAGAGAAACTAGAAAAGATGAGCCTAGGAGTGCCACAGATTTCAATGCTGATGAAAAGATTGAACCAAGAAGGACATCAGCTACCAGAAGAACTGTTTACGGTAGAGGATGCAAAAATGGCTATTTTGAAATGGTTGAGGAGAAAAGATCATGCTTAAAGACATTACGATAGGACAACATTACCCAACAGGATCTGTTATACATCAATTAGATCCAAGAACGAAAATAATGGGAACCTTTGCTTTTATGGCAGGGTTATTTCTAATACAATCATTTTCAGCCTATATAGCGGTTATTTTGCTTCTTGGAACCGTT comes from Tindallia californiensis and encodes:
- the infA gene encoding translation initiation factor IF-1, which encodes MSKKDVIEVEGTVKEALPNAMFVVQLENGHEILAHISGKLRMHFIRILPGDQVTVELSPYDLKRGRITWRKK
- the rpmJ gene encoding 50S ribosomal protein L36, with the protein product MKVRASVKPMCEKCQVIRRSGKVMVICQNTKHKQKQG
- the rpsM gene encoding 30S ribosomal protein S13 → MARIAGVDLPRDKRVEVGLTYIFGIGRTKSNEILTNTGINPDTRIKDLTEEEINSLRKKIDADYTVEGDLRREVSLNIKRLKEIRCYRGIRHIKGLPLHGQKTKTNARTCKGPKRTVGRKKK
- the rpsK gene encoding 30S ribosomal protein S11, whose product is MAKAVRKKTSRRRKEKKNIERGQAHIQSTFNNSIITLTDTSGNTLAWASSGQLGFKGSRKSTPYAAQMAAEAAAKTAMEHGLKTVEVFVRGPGSGREAAIRSLQAAGLEVSMIKDETPIPHNGCRPPKRRRV
- the rpsD gene encoding 30S ribosomal protein S4 encodes the protein MARYTAAVCRLCRREGMKLYLKGDRCYTDKCAINKRNMAPGQHGTSRKKLSNYGIQLREKQKAKRFYGVLETQFRNYFEMADHQKGITGENLLRILESRLDNVVYRMGLAASRAQARQLVVHGHFMVNGRKVDIPSYLVKVGDEIIVSERSKGLPKFKAQIEEAKGNAPEWLSVDVENLRGKVVSMPSREDIDLPISENLIVELYSK
- a CDS encoding DNA-directed RNA polymerase subunit alpha — encoded protein: MIEMEKPKIEMLELDENQKYGKFVIEPLERGYGTTLGNSMRRIMLSSLPGAAVTSVHIEGILHEYDNVEGVKEDVTEIILNIKDLSIKVHGNEEKTLRIEAEGEGAINAGDIIADADVEILNPEMHIATLAEGARLNMEMNVSQGRGYVTAENNKTPGMPIGVIPVDSIFTPVKKVSYTVSNTRVGQMTDYDKLVIEVHTNASITPEESLSLSAKVMTEHLNLFINLTDHVNDVEIMVQKEDDEKEKVLEMTIEELDLSVRSYNCLKRAGINTVEELAEKNEEEMMKVRNLGKKSLEEVQKKLIALGLSLRDKEEV
- the rplQ gene encoding 50S ribosomal protein L17; translation: MATYRKLGRNSGHRDLMLRNLVTSLLKHGKIQTSITRAKETRRLAEKMITLGKKGDLHARRKALAYITEETVVKSLFDDIAPKYQERNGGYTRILKLGNRKGDGTEMVMIEMV
- a CDS encoding energy-coupling factor transporter ATPase, producing the protein MEKELMMNVEGVTFFYKGQDTQLLALDHINLSISEGEHVVIIGHNGSGKSTLAKQMNALLLPDQGTVMIKAMDTQDESQLWKIRQTAGMVFQNPDNQIVATIVEEDVAFGPENLGVDPPGIRKRVDESLKAVDMMDFAAKAPHLLSGGQKQRIAIAGVIAMKPNCIIFDEPTAMLDPSGRKEVINTMKKLNREEGITIIHITHFMEEAVDAGRIIVMEEGKRVMEGVPKEIFAQVDKLKMLGLDVPQMTELAHELSKSGIDVDKNILTVEEMVETLCRLKLKT
- a CDS encoding energy-coupling factor transporter ATPase — translated: MSIKIENVNHIYNPGSPFQANALSNINLEIKKGEFVGLIGHTGSGKSTLVQHLNGLLRPTSGSIWIDDQDITASGVKMKDIRKKVGLVFQYPEHQLFEESVYKDIAFGPINLGLASEEINDRVKEAMALVNLSFEDLKDRSPFDLSGGQRRRVAVAGVLAMKPEILILDEPTASLDPRGRDEILDQIQLLHQEYQQTVILVSHSMEDVGRLVERIIVMDQGEIALIGKPGDIFAQSEKLEKMSLGVPQISMLMKRLNQEGHQLPEELFTVEDAKMAILKWLRRKDHA